A single Bacillus sp. OxB-1 DNA region contains:
- a CDS encoding saccharopine dehydrogenase family protein yields MKVVVLGAGLMGKEAVRDLVKSDAVQKVYLADINVRQAEAFAEQLMSDKLDILLLDASNDLQLRNVMALGDVVINALFYAFNEKVARTAIDVGVHAVDLGGHIGGVTDTVLGLDGEAKKKGVTLIPDLGVAPGMINILTGYGAGKLDAVDTIKLYVGGIPLVPDPPLQYNIVFSLEGVFDHYTEPSLVIREGKRLEVPSLSEIEPIAFDGFPELEAFHTSGGTSTLPKSFPHVKTLEYKTVRYKGHAEKFQLLAALGLLSRDEKVIVNGQSVNVRDVMRDHLAKRLRLGEKSDAVLLRVHVGGLKKGCRAAYTYTLVTTKDTAVGETAMARATANTVSVVAQMIGAGIISHRGVLPPEKIVPGELYMGEMKKRGVVIRESVEPPLANP; encoded by the coding sequence GTGAAAGTGGTCGTGCTTGGTGCGGGACTTATGGGGAAGGAAGCAGTCCGGGATTTAGTGAAGAGCGATGCCGTGCAAAAAGTGTATTTGGCGGATATCAACGTCCGGCAAGCGGAAGCTTTTGCTGAACAATTGATGTCCGACAAGCTGGATATTTTATTGTTGGACGCCTCTAATGATCTTCAATTGCGCAACGTCATGGCACTGGGGGACGTAGTCATCAATGCACTGTTCTATGCGTTCAATGAAAAAGTGGCACGCACCGCCATCGATGTTGGCGTGCATGCCGTCGACCTTGGGGGGCATATCGGCGGTGTCACGGATACCGTGCTCGGATTGGACGGAGAGGCAAAGAAGAAAGGGGTAACGCTCATTCCGGATCTCGGAGTGGCGCCTGGGATGATTAACATTCTGACAGGGTACGGTGCGGGAAAACTGGATGCCGTGGACACAATTAAACTGTATGTCGGAGGGATTCCGCTGGTGCCGGATCCGCCGCTGCAATACAACATCGTCTTTTCGCTGGAAGGAGTGTTCGACCATTATACGGAACCGTCTCTGGTTATCCGGGAAGGAAAACGGTTGGAAGTGCCGTCTTTGTCGGAAATCGAACCGATTGCGTTCGACGGCTTCCCGGAATTGGAGGCTTTTCATACATCGGGAGGCACCTCGACTTTGCCGAAATCCTTCCCCCATGTGAAAACGCTCGAATACAAGACCGTCCGCTACAAGGGACATGCGGAGAAGTTTCAGCTGCTGGCGGCTCTTGGTCTACTGTCACGCGATGAGAAAGTGATCGTCAACGGCCAGTCGGTCAATGTCCGGGATGTGATGCGGGACCATTTGGCGAAGCGGCTTCGTCTAGGAGAAAAGTCGGATGCCGTCTTGCTGCGTGTCCACGTCGGTGGACTAAAGAAGGGCTGCCGTGCTGCCTATACTTACACGCTCGTTACGACGAAGGATACGGCGGTGGGCGAAACAGCGATGGCCCGGGCCACAGCCAATACGGTATCGGTCGTCGCACAAATGATCGGTGCTGGCATCATCTCGCATCGTGGTGTGCTGCCGCCGGAGAAAATCGTGCCAGGCGAATTATATATGGGAGAGATGAAAAAGCGCGGTGTCGTTATCCGGGAGTCGGTGGAACCGCCTTTGGCAAATCCGTAA
- a CDS encoding LysR family transcriptional regulator: MSLIKYEIFRTVVETGSLSKAAEALKLTQSAVSHAIAGLEEEFGFALLIRSRSGTSLTANGEKILVHIQEILKSNEQLLQKAAKINGLEIGVVRIGTFPSVSIHWIPQIIKLFREDFPLIDIKLYEGNYDDITKWISEGKVDFGFLSLPASKSFDTIPVKEDSLLCIVPAAHPLYESDSIHVEQLSNEDFIMPKSSIDNDVRRIFKTHRITPTIQYEIVEDQAIISMVQNNLGLSILPEMILYHLPETVRAIPLEGNHYRSIGIAATSLNHMSPSAEKLIAFIRNWLSPHKNG; the protein is encoded by the coding sequence TTGTCTTTGATCAAGTATGAAATCTTCCGGACAGTAGTGGAAACCGGCAGTCTATCGAAAGCGGCTGAAGCACTCAAACTTACCCAGTCCGCAGTCAGCCATGCCATTGCGGGGCTGGAGGAAGAGTTCGGATTTGCCCTCCTCATCAGAAGCCGTTCCGGGACAAGCCTTACGGCCAACGGAGAAAAAATACTTGTCCATATACAGGAAATCTTGAAGAGCAACGAACAGTTATTGCAGAAAGCGGCTAAAATCAACGGTCTTGAAATCGGAGTCGTCCGAATCGGCACTTTTCCCAGTGTATCGATCCATTGGATTCCGCAAATCATCAAACTGTTCCGGGAAGATTTTCCGCTAATTGATATCAAATTATACGAGGGCAACTATGATGACATCACCAAATGGATTTCGGAAGGGAAAGTTGATTTCGGCTTTTTATCCCTTCCGGCTTCCAAATCATTTGATACCATTCCCGTCAAAGAGGATTCGCTACTTTGTATCGTTCCCGCTGCTCACCCTCTTTACGAAAGTGACAGCATTCATGTGGAGCAACTCAGCAACGAAGATTTTATCATGCCGAAATCCTCCATCGACAATGACGTCCGGCGGATATTCAAGACGCATCGGATCACACCGACGATCCAATACGAAATTGTGGAGGATCAGGCTATCATTTCCATGGTGCAAAATAATCTCGGTCTCAGCATTCTTCCTGAAATGATCTTATACCACCTTCCGGAAACCGTTCGGGCCATTCCATTGGAAGGTAACCATTACCGATCAATCGGAATCGCTGCGACTTCACTCAACCATATGTCGCCGAGTGCGGAAAAGTTGATTGCCTTCATACGAAACTGGTTAAGCCCGCACAAAAACGGATAG
- a CDS encoding L-2-amino-thiazoline-4-carboxylic acid hydrolase: MGEIKNLEPVTMDTITAKLMTHIVATATERFGEDGIPAVQAGVQQVIDEQQAEMAGVLQEDALFLFDKLFDSEQIEKTLRAYNAKREEADREPYTMFAIMAKLFAHIAKAMVETFGKEEGEQVMMDSVGVFGEERGRDIARRAAAVGKPNTMENYLSNYDMGRSELFEYETYFHPTEIEQSFTKCAFAEQWKKDGMEDYGILYCHMIDPSIAKGYNPNFEVVHDQYVLREGTCHFRFQMKDESGTSE; the protein is encoded by the coding sequence ATGGGCGAAATAAAAAACTTGGAACCTGTCACGATGGATACGATCACTGCGAAATTGATGACACATATTGTAGCAACGGCGACTGAACGTTTCGGGGAAGATGGAATACCGGCTGTTCAAGCAGGTGTTCAACAAGTGATCGATGAACAACAGGCTGAAATGGCTGGAGTGCTTCAGGAGGATGCGCTTTTTTTGTTCGATAAATTATTCGACTCGGAACAAATCGAGAAAACATTGCGTGCCTATAATGCGAAACGGGAAGAAGCGGACCGCGAACCGTATACGATGTTTGCAATCATGGCGAAACTGTTCGCCCACATTGCTAAAGCGATGGTGGAAACATTCGGCAAAGAAGAAGGGGAACAGGTGATGATGGATAGCGTCGGCGTGTTTGGTGAAGAACGCGGCCGTGATATCGCCCGTCGTGCGGCGGCCGTCGGGAAGCCGAATACGATGGAGAATTATTTGTCCAACTATGATATGGGGCGCAGTGAACTATTCGAATATGAAACATATTTTCATCCGACAGAAATCGAACAGTCCTTTACGAAATGCGCATTTGCGGAACAGTGGAAAAAAGATGGCATGGAAGACTACGGAATTTTGTATTGTCATATGATCGATCCTTCGATTGCCAAGGGCTATAACCCGAACTTTGAAGTGGTGCATGATCAATATGTTCTGCGGGAAGGGACTTGCCATTTCCGTTTTCAAATGAAGGACGAAAGCGGGACATCCGAATGA
- a CDS encoding trans-sulfuration enzyme family protein, producing MDRQWGFDTTVIHGHLEGRNIGAVVQPIVPAVAYSFESHEAAAETVAGKREGVYYGRYGNATLQSFEERVALLENGEAALGVSSGMAAISTVLLSLLQHGDHVIVTKDVYGGTYHFLKTLAPRFGITFSFVNCTDFDSIRDAIQDNTKAVYIETPSNPLLTVLDVEGIANITRQHQIPLVIDNTFMSPYLQKPLNLGADIVIHSATKYLNGHGDVIAGVIVADRERIRFMRQQIMGDLGQVLSAGDASLLLRGMKTLGLRMERHCTNAYAIAEFLESHPQVTKVYYPGLPSHPQYETARKQMKGMGGIVSFEVKGGLESATAFLDALRLSMISFSLGDPETLVQHPATMTHFSLPEAVRKASGITDGLIRLSAGLEDVEDIIQDLSRAFDQLQCKNFHEVGQVSS from the coding sequence ATGGATAGGCAGTGGGGGTTCGATACGACTGTGATACATGGGCATCTGGAAGGCCGGAACATAGGGGCCGTCGTTCAACCGATCGTTCCGGCGGTGGCCTATTCTTTCGAAAGTCATGAAGCCGCCGCGGAGACGGTAGCGGGAAAACGGGAAGGCGTTTACTATGGTAGATACGGCAATGCAACATTACAATCCTTTGAAGAAAGGGTGGCTCTTCTTGAGAACGGCGAGGCGGCCCTCGGTGTCAGCTCGGGAATGGCGGCAATTTCCACAGTGTTGCTCAGTCTATTGCAGCATGGCGATCATGTTATTGTTACAAAAGATGTCTACGGGGGAACCTATCACTTTCTGAAGACATTGGCTCCAAGATTCGGCATCACATTCAGTTTTGTGAATTGCACGGATTTTGATAGCATTAGGGATGCTATACAGGACAACACGAAGGCGGTTTATATCGAGACGCCTTCCAATCCTTTGTTGACGGTGCTCGATGTGGAAGGGATTGCAAACATTACGCGACAACATCAGATCCCTCTAGTGATTGATAATACATTCATGTCGCCGTATCTTCAGAAACCGTTGAATCTTGGCGCGGACATCGTAATCCATAGTGCGACCAAATATTTGAATGGGCATGGAGATGTGATCGCCGGGGTCATCGTTGCGGATCGAGAACGCATCCGCTTTATGCGGCAGCAAATCATGGGTGACCTCGGACAAGTGCTGAGCGCGGGGGATGCGTCTTTGTTATTGAGAGGCATGAAAACGCTTGGTCTCAGAATGGAGCGGCATTGTACCAATGCCTATGCCATCGCGGAATTCCTGGAATCCCATCCGCAAGTGACCAAGGTTTATTATCCCGGCCTGCCATCCCATCCCCAATATGAAACAGCGCGGAAGCAGATGAAAGGGATGGGTGGAATCGTCTCGTTTGAAGTGAAAGGCGGTCTGGAATCGGCAACGGCCTTTCTGGATGCGTTACGATTATCGATGATTTCATTCAGCCTAGGAGACCCTGAAACGCTTGTGCAACATCCGGCGACGATGACCCATTTCTCCTTGCCGGAAGCTGTACGGAAGGCAAGCGGGATTACAGACGGACTCATCCGTCTATCGGCAGGACTGGAAGATGTGGAAGACATCATACAGGATTTATCCCGGGCTTTCGATCAATTGCAATGTAAAAATTTTCATGAAGTTGGACAGGTATCTAGTTGA
- a CDS encoding acyl-CoA dehydrogenase family protein, whose product MDFGFTEEQEMLRKTARQFVDAKIIPHIRKWDAEGGFDPAIWKQLADLGFMGVCIPEKYGGSGMDYNSLAILCEELERGDTAFRTAVSVHIGLNSLTLLQWGNEEQKRKYLIPQAKGEKIGAFGLTEPGAGSDVAAMSTVAVRDGDHYVLNGQKTWISLCDVADHLLVFAYTDKSKTHHGISAFIVERNTPGFSSKAIKGKYGIRAGNTGELFFEDMKVPVANRLGEEGEGFKIAMSALDNGRFTVAAGAVGLIKACLEESVQYCHKRETFGKEIGKHQLVQQMIANMEAGYQMSRLLVYRAGEMKNKGLRNTRETSLAKWQACDFANQAADDAFQIHGAYGYSDDYPVARFLRNSKAPVIYEGTREIHTIMQAEYVLGYRKDKKLSRMLPAWPVDS is encoded by the coding sequence ATGGACTTCGGGTTCACGGAAGAACAGGAAATGCTGCGAAAAACAGCCCGTCAATTCGTCGACGCCAAAATTATCCCGCATATCCGGAAATGGGATGCGGAAGGGGGATTCGACCCGGCCATTTGGAAACAGCTTGCAGATCTCGGTTTCATGGGGGTCTGCATCCCGGAGAAATATGGCGGAAGCGGGATGGACTATAACTCTCTCGCAATTCTATGCGAAGAACTGGAACGGGGTGATACGGCTTTTCGGACAGCCGTATCCGTCCATATCGGGCTGAACAGCCTGACCTTGCTGCAATGGGGGAACGAAGAGCAGAAACGGAAGTATTTGATTCCCCAGGCGAAGGGAGAAAAAATCGGAGCGTTCGGACTGACCGAACCCGGGGCAGGATCCGACGTCGCCGCCATGTCGACAGTGGCAGTGCGGGACGGTGATCATTACGTCTTGAATGGTCAAAAAACATGGATCTCGCTCTGTGATGTGGCCGATCATCTCCTCGTGTTCGCTTATACGGATAAATCGAAGACGCACCACGGCATCAGCGCGTTCATCGTCGAACGGAATACCCCCGGATTTTCCTCAAAAGCAATCAAAGGGAAATACGGAATCCGTGCGGGGAATACAGGCGAGCTGTTTTTCGAAGATATGAAAGTGCCAGTCGCAAACCGGCTTGGGGAAGAAGGGGAAGGCTTCAAGATTGCGATGTCCGCACTCGACAACGGCCGGTTCACCGTGGCGGCCGGGGCGGTCGGATTGATCAAGGCATGCCTGGAAGAGAGCGTACAATATTGCCACAAACGTGAAACATTCGGCAAGGAGATCGGCAAACATCAACTGGTCCAGCAAATGATAGCCAATATGGAAGCGGGCTATCAGATGAGCCGCCTCCTCGTCTACCGAGCGGGGGAGATGAAAAACAAAGGGCTGCGCAACACACGCGAAACATCCCTCGCCAAATGGCAAGCATGCGATTTTGCCAATCAAGCCGCAGATGATGCGTTCCAGATCCACGGGGCATACGGCTACTCGGACGACTACCCGGTTGCCCGGTTCCTCCGCAATTCGAAAGCTCCGGTGATCTACGAAGGGACCCGGGAAATCCATACGATCATGCAGGCGGAATATGTCCTTGGATATCGGAAGGACAAAAAGCTGAGCCGGATGCTGCCGGCGTGGCCTGTTGATTCATAA